CCTCGACCCGACCGGCAGCGGCGACCTGGTGCTCACCGGTCACTCGCTGGGCGCCTACGTCGCGCTGCTGCTCGCGGCCCAGTCGCCGCAGCACTTCCGACGCCTGGTGCTGGTCGACGGCGGCGTCCCGCTGCCGGTGCCCGACGGTGTCGACCTCGACGACCTGCTCCAGGCCACCCTGGGACCGGCCCTGTCCCGGCTGAGCCAGACCTTCGCCGACGCCGAGGAGTACGTCGAGCTCTTCCGCGCGCACCCCGCCCTGGGTCCGCACTGGAACCCCGACGTCGAGACCTACGTGCGCTACGACGCCCTCGAGACCGGCGACGGCGTCCGCTCCCGCGCCGTCGAGGAGGCGGTGCGGGCGGACGGTCGCGACCTGCTCGGGCTGGGACGTCGCGTCGAC
This DNA window, taken from Nocardioides sp. HDW12B, encodes the following:
- a CDS encoding alpha/beta hydrolase; translated protein: MLAVHGITASSRAWPAVTRALPEGWSLVAVDLRGRGGSRELPAPAGLDRHVDDLERVVAHLDPTGSGDLVLTGHSLGAYVALLLAAQSPQHFRRLVLVDGGVPLPVPDGVDLDDLLQATLGPALSRLSQTFADAEEYVELFRAHPALGPHWNPDVETYVRYDALETGDGVRSRAVEEAVRADGRDLLGLGRRVDEALRGLTLPTTLLAAPLGMFGEAPGLLPADAVSSYAEMVPALEAHTVAGANHYTILFDPGAVAQVAAALTA